The genomic stretch GCAAGTTATCCTGAACGTTAATCCCATCGAGCGTGATATTGATAGCTCCTTTGGGCAACCCATGGATCGAAGAAGTGCGCGGGCGACCCGGCGTGGCCACACCCGGTTGCGTTAAAGCCAAATCCAACGCATCACGCGACGTGATCGGCAATTCGATGATCTGACGACCGGTGATCGTCGTGCTCACCTCTTCCGAAGAACGATTGATCAACACCTCGGCGCCAGCCTCGACGTTAACCTGCTCGATGATCTCGCCAGCTTCCAGCACAACCTTCAAATCAACCGGCGTGGCGGCGCTCAAGGCCACCGAGCGAACCACTAATGACTTAAACCCAGCAGCCGTCACCGTCACCGTGTAATTACTGACCGGCAGGCCAGGCACCAAAAAGTACCCATCCGGATTCGTGGTCGTTTTGTATTCAACGTTAGTCGTGGTGTCTTTGATTACAACTTCAGCGCCAACAACGACGGCGCCTGTTTCATCCGTCACGGTTCCGGAAATTCGGCCTGTAGCGCCGCCTTGAGCGAACGCCTCCGACCAAGGCCCGAACCAGACCAATGCCAGCAGACACGCCGTAGCGCATGTCATAACGATCTTTGAGAGTTTCATATCCTAAGTCCTCCATAGATCAGAGCACTCTTCACCGGCGGCCTGCGACCCACCCGCGCAATCGAGAACGTAAGGCTGAGTGCGGCAGAAACAAATAAGCCAGCCACGCTTCAGACGAGGTCCTACAACGAGTTCTACCAACCCAGCGGATGCTCTGACGGTCGCTCACCACCGATGCTGAATGCTCCTTGAAAATAAACTCAAACCCGATGAAGCCGTGCAAATTGTATGCCACGCTCTCAGAAAATATCAAGCTAATTGGGTGTTTAAGTTTAGACGCGCAACAGCGCTCAGCCCACCACCGCATCATCCATTTTTTTGGAAGGTTTTTCCGAAAAATTGGAAACCTGCCGCCCGGTGCGAAAAAATCAGGAACCTTCCCAGAGCACTTGCGTGAGGAACACTCCAACGTGCACAGTCAAGCTTGTTTGAGGAGGCATCAACTATGCGAAAACGCATTCTTTTCTTCTTGTCAGTTCTGCTGATGGCTGCGGGCCTGACGGGCTGGGGCGCTCCCAGTTGGGCTTTCGATGAGACAAACGACCAGGACACCATTACTGAGCAGAATGTGGTTTTGATTCAAGACGAAGATGAAAGTAACGCGCCGTACTTCTTCAGCATGTATGCCAGCGCCGGCGGCAGCTTTCTTGGTGTGACGACTGAGGAAGTCACCCCGGAGGTTGTACGACGACTGAAGCTGAAAGAAGAACGTGGGGCCTTGATCACGAGTGTACTACCCGACAGCGCGGCGGCCAAAGCCGGATTACAAAAGGACGACGTGATCGTTCGCTGGAACGGAGCGCCTGTGGAAAGCGCTTCCCAACTTCACCGCCTTATTCGCGAAACGCCCAGTGGACGGATGGTTCGATTGGGGGTCGTTCGCGATGGCCGCGAAATCGAGATGCGAGTCACGCTGGGTAAACGCTCGGAACACGAGCCGAGGCAATTTAGAGGTCTCCTGGACCGAGAAACACAAGAGCGGTTGCGCGAGCCGTTCGGCAAAGCGCGCGAGGCTCTGGAGAACCTAGATTGGGGCGCTTACTTCGGAGCATTCAGCGGTCGTGGACGGATGGGCATCACACTGCAAGAACTGACGCCACAGTTAGCCGACTATTTTGGCGTGAAAGATCGAACCGGTGTGCTGATTTCTTCTGTGCGTGAAGATTCACCGGCCAGTCGAGCAGGCCTCAAAGCAGGCGATGTCATCATCGCTATTGACGGAGAGAGCGTGCAAGACGCCAATGATGTGATCCGCGTGGTCGCCAAAAAGGAGCAAGGGCCAGTAGAGGTGCGCATCGTGCGTGAGCGGCGCGAAATGACCGTGACGGTGACACTGGAGAAGAAGGAAAAAGCCATGCCCTACTTCTTTGGCCCCGAAGCCGGTGCAGTGCGCTTTCGGGCGCCGCACATCAGGCTGTTCGTGCCTCGCATCAGAGAGATTATCCCGGCGCCAGTTAGGCCGCTCAAGCAAATTGGTACGCCGGCAGGCGTGATTTAGGTTTTCTCCTCCTGAACGGCGAAGGCGACCGTGTGACGAGGTGAGCTGGCGCCGGAGCAACCGGGCGGCTCTCTGATCAACCGGTCACCTCCCCTTCTTCGGCCGGCCACTTCATTGGCCGGCCACTTTCCACCTCTTTGGGCTTTCCCTATACTATCCGCTCGCTCGATCAACTCAACTACAGGAGGATGGTATGTCACGGATCAGTTCAATGTTGGGCTGTGTCGTTTCAGTCGTTGTTCTTTTTGTTTCTTGCGGGACACTTCAGTCCACGCCTTCTGGCGCAGCAAGCGAGCAGCCGCTCAGCCCGCCTGCATCGGCGCTCAGCGCGATCAATGCGCAAGACCTGATGGCCTATATTCAACGGCTCGCCTCAGATGAGTTTGAAGGTCGGGCTCCCGGCACAAAGGGCGAAGACCTGACGGTCGAGTACCTTTCGGAACACTTCAAGCGACTCGGACTGAAACCAGGGAATACGGATGGAACTTATATTCAGAAAGTCCCGCTCGTCGGTCTGACGCCTGATCCAAACATGCGGTTGATTTTCACGGCTGGCGCTCAACGGCTCACGTTGGCATACCGCGACGAGTTTGTGGCGTGGAGCAAACACGTTGTCGAGCAGACCGGTGTTCAGGATTCGGAGGTCGTGTTTGTCGGCTATGGCGTGGTCGCGCCGGAGTTCAACTGGGACG from Blastocatellia bacterium encodes the following:
- a CDS encoding PDZ domain-containing protein; its protein translation is MRKRILFFLSVLLMAAGLTGWGAPSWAFDETNDQDTITEQNVVLIQDEDESNAPYFFSMYASAGGSFLGVTTEEVTPEVVRRLKLKEERGALITSVLPDSAAAKAGLQKDDVIVRWNGAPVESASQLHRLIRETPSGRMVRLGVVRDGREIEMRVTLGKRSEHEPRQFRGLLDRETQERLREPFGKAREALENLDWGAYFGAFSGRGRMGITLQELTPQLADYFGVKDRTGVLISSVREDSPASRAGLKAGDVIIAIDGESVQDANDVIRVVAKKEQGPVEVRIVRERREMTVTVTLEKKEKAMPYFFGPEAGAVRFRAPHIRLFVPRIREIIPAPVRPLKQIGTPAGVI